A genomic window from Phyllopteryx taeniolatus isolate TA_2022b chromosome 2, UOR_Ptae_1.2, whole genome shotgun sequence includes:
- the psmd14 gene encoding 26S proteasome non-ATPase regulatory subunit 14, whose protein sequence is MDRLLRLGGGMPGLGQGPPTDAPAVDTAEQVYISSLALLKMLKHGRAGVPMEVMGLMLGEFVDDYTVRVIDVFAMPQSGTGVSVEAVDPVFQAKMLDMLKQTGRPEMVVGWYHSHPGFGCWLSGVDINTQQSFEALSERAVAVVVDPIQSVKGKVVIDAFRLINANMMVLGHEPRQTTSNLGHLNKPSIQALIHGLNRHYYSITINYRKNELEQKMLLNLHKKSWMEGLTLQDYSEHCKLNETIVKEMLELAKNYNKAVEEEDKMTPEQLAIKNVGKQDPKRHLEEHVDVLMTSNIVQCLAAMLDTVVFQ, encoded by the exons ATGGACCGTCTCTTGAGGCTTGGTGGGGGAATGCCAGGGCTTGGCCAG GGCCCCCCGACAGATGCACCAGCTGTGGACACAGCAGAGCAAGTCTATATCTCATCATTGGCACTGCTCAAG ATGTTAAAGCACGGGCGTGCGGGTGTTCCAATGGAAGTCATGGGATTGATGCTGGGAGAGTTTGTTGACGACTACACAGTGCGAGTTATTGATGTGTTTGCCATGCCCCAGTCTGGAACG GGTGTGAGTGTTGAGGCAGTGGACCCTGTGTTCCAAGCCAAGATGTTGGACATGTTGAAGCAGACGGGCAG GCCCGAGATGGTGGTGGGCTGGTATCACAGCCACCCTGGTTTTGGCTGCTGGTTGTCCGGGGTGGACATCAACACGCAGCAGAGCTTTGAGGCTCTGTCGGAGAGAGCGGTCGCTGTGGTGGTGGATCCCATTCAGAGTGTCAAAGGAAAG GTTGTCATTGATGCCTTCAGACTGATCAATGCAAATATGATGGTGTTGGGTCATGAACCAAGACAAACCACATCAAATCTGGGTCATCTGAACAAACCCTCGATCCAG GCTTTGATTCATGGACTGAACAGACACTACTATTCAATCACCATTAATTACAGGAAAAATGAGTTGGAGCAGAAG ATGTTGCTCAACTTGCATAAGAAGAGTTGGATGGAAGGTCTCACACTGCAGGATTACAGCGAGCACTGCAAACTCAACGAGACCATCGTCAAGGAAATGCTGGAGCTCGCCAAGAACTACAACAAA GCTGTTGAAGAAGAGGACAAAATGACACCAGAACAGCTGGCCATCAAGAATGTTGGAAAACAG GATCCCAAGAGGCACTTGGAGGAGCACGTAGATGTGTTGATGACATCTAACATTGTTCAGTGCCTTGCTGCCATGTTGGATACTGTCGTTTTCCAGTAA